One Natronomonas moolapensis 8.8.11 genomic region harbors:
- a CDS encoding DUF3209 family protein, translating into MTCHEIEALRLGLMNSLGVADDAVEKHARDELGADPDPHIEALAEAESLAACKRHLDTALVELEGEVASADADDPGYDYLRGRLVAVRDAEAALDRLLTQGEGFLDDLGDIHHALHETFPTDE; encoded by the coding sequence ATGACCTGCCACGAGATCGAAGCGCTCCGACTCGGATTGATGAACAGCCTCGGCGTCGCCGACGACGCCGTCGAAAAGCACGCCCGTGACGAGCTCGGTGCGGACCCCGACCCGCACATCGAGGCGCTCGCGGAAGCCGAGAGCCTCGCGGCCTGCAAACGCCACCTCGACACCGCACTCGTCGAACTCGAGGGCGAGGTCGCTTCGGCGGACGCCGACGACCCGGGGTACGACTACCTGCGGGGCCGACTCGTCGCCGTCAGGGACGCCGAGGCCGCCCTCGACCGACTCCTGACCCAGGGAGAGGGGTTCCTAGATGACCTCGGTGACATCCACCACGCCCTCCACGAGACGTTCCCGACCGATGAGTGA
- a CDS encoding zinc-dependent alcohol dehydrogenase family protein gives MQAVLLEEFQEPLEVQDVERPEPEPGGAVAEVVGCGVCRSDWHCWQGDWDWFGYRPDPPHVLGHEPTGRIVSVGEDVETVEEGQEVAIPFNFACGTCDMCRNGRENICENHVGLGFMNEAPGAFAEEVHIPNADINAVPLPDSIDAEAAAGCGCRFMTSFHAMAHRAPVSAGDDVVIHGCGGIGLSAIHIADALGANVIGVDLMDDKLEKAEELGAVATVNATEVDDAAAEVHDITNGGADVSADALGIATTCRNAVNSLKKGGTHVQIGLTTAEEEGMVSLPTDEFVAKEIEFKGSLGLQPSRYSEMLDMIDSGKLDPTTLVEKKVDIHGVPDELAAMSDYNTLGIPVCNDFSS, from the coding sequence ATGCAAGCAGTACTGCTAGAGGAGTTCCAAGAACCGCTGGAGGTACAAGACGTCGAGCGTCCCGAGCCGGAGCCCGGCGGGGCCGTCGCCGAGGTCGTCGGATGTGGCGTGTGCCGATCCGACTGGCACTGCTGGCAGGGCGATTGGGACTGGTTCGGCTATCGGCCCGACCCGCCGCACGTTCTCGGCCACGAGCCGACGGGTCGCATCGTTTCCGTCGGCGAGGACGTCGAAACCGTCGAGGAGGGCCAAGAGGTCGCGATCCCGTTCAATTTCGCCTGTGGCACCTGCGATATGTGCCGGAACGGCCGCGAGAACATCTGTGAGAACCACGTCGGCCTCGGATTCATGAACGAGGCCCCGGGCGCGTTCGCCGAGGAGGTCCACATTCCGAACGCCGACATCAACGCGGTCCCGCTACCCGACAGTATCGACGCCGAAGCCGCCGCCGGCTGTGGTTGTCGGTTCATGACCTCGTTCCACGCGATGGCCCACCGTGCGCCCGTCAGCGCCGGCGACGACGTCGTCATCCACGGCTGTGGCGGCATCGGACTGTCCGCGATCCACATCGCCGACGCGCTCGGAGCGAACGTCATCGGGGTCGACCTGATGGACGATAAACTCGAAAAGGCCGAGGAACTCGGCGCCGTCGCTACGGTCAACGCGACGGAGGTCGACGACGCCGCCGCCGAGGTACACGATATCACGAACGGCGGCGCGGACGTCTCCGCCGACGCGCTCGGGATCGCAACGACGTGCCGGAACGCCGTCAACAGCCTCAAAAAGGGCGGTACACACGTCCAGATCGGCCTGACCACCGCCGAGGAGGAGGGGATGGTGTCGCTGCCGACCGACGAGTTCGTCGCCAAGGAGATCGAATTTAAGGGGTCGCTCGGCCTCCAGCCCTCGCGGTACAGCGAGATGCTGGATATGATCGACTCCGGGAAGCTCGATCCGACGACGCTGGTCGAAAAGAAGGTCGACATCCACGGCGTGCCCGACGAACTGGCGGCGATGAGCGACTACAACACGCTGGGGATCCCGGTGTGTAACGACTTCAGTAGCTGA
- a CDS encoding AAA family ATPase, which translates to MAYDGPSVFLAPYGNETAQENFRRTVEKGVPESTVAAHSESSPGSDPVRMWGTKGTLEGAWRQIDPGDYLLFYKDGAYDRAVEVVGTERNEDLGREIWPNHEEGKPWVCIIYVTEPVATDIDSAEIHDLAGHDITYTMGFVKLNDLGLGGIRGRYGSVENLLHGGAPVDGTATEQTTLGDAPEPDVETVPSVDLSPSVFDSLRFPDGQGEELAEQITAALNAGKHLVFTGPPGTGKTEIARLLCSHLAEEFPEIYTGHRLTTATADWSTFETVGGYMPGESDGDDLSFEPGQVLRRFKKDGRQRNELLVIDEINRADIDKSFGQLFTLLSGQAVQLPYKRGGEEIEIVPAGRSGGGPAEHRYVVPASWRIVATMNSYDKTSLYELSYAFMRRFAFVHVDAPEVPPDREAGGELVRSYAAIWDVAVDSEALRDVGEIWRAVNATDDGREIGPAIIKDVLAHIDGRGIDRRDALTGAVASYVVPQLEGVPNRARIVSRIVDTDTVDPARLSRLAGDVLGVTVDG; encoded by the coding sequence ATGGCATACGACGGGCCTTCCGTTTTTCTCGCCCCGTACGGGAACGAGACCGCACAGGAGAACTTCCGGAGAACCGTCGAAAAGGGCGTCCCGGAATCGACGGTCGCTGCCCACTCCGAGTCCTCTCCCGGGAGCGATCCCGTCCGGATGTGGGGAACGAAGGGGACACTCGAGGGGGCGTGGCGGCAGATCGATCCCGGCGACTACCTCCTCTTTTATAAAGACGGCGCGTACGACCGCGCCGTCGAGGTCGTCGGCACCGAGCGAAACGAGGACCTCGGGCGAGAGATATGGCCGAACCACGAGGAGGGGAAGCCGTGGGTCTGTATCATCTACGTGACGGAGCCGGTCGCGACCGACATCGATTCCGCCGAAATCCACGACCTCGCCGGCCACGACATCACGTACACGATGGGGTTCGTGAAACTGAACGACCTGGGTCTCGGCGGGATCCGCGGACGGTACGGCTCCGTGGAGAACCTGCTCCACGGCGGCGCCCCGGTCGATGGGACAGCGACTGAGCAGACCACGCTCGGGGACGCCCCCGAGCCGGACGTCGAGACGGTCCCGTCGGTCGACCTATCACCGTCGGTGTTCGACTCGCTTCGCTTCCCGGACGGGCAGGGCGAGGAGTTGGCCGAACAGATCACCGCGGCGCTGAACGCCGGCAAACACCTGGTTTTCACTGGCCCGCCGGGGACCGGCAAGACCGAGATCGCCCGGCTGCTGTGTTCGCATCTCGCCGAGGAGTTCCCCGAAATATACACCGGACACCGACTCACGACCGCGACGGCCGATTGGTCGACCTTCGAGACGGTCGGCGGCTACATGCCGGGCGAATCCGACGGCGACGACCTCTCGTTCGAGCCGGGGCAGGTGCTCCGCCGATTTAAAAAGGACGGGCGACAGCGGAACGAACTCCTCGTCATCGACGAGATCAACCGGGCGGACATCGACAAATCGTTCGGACAGTTGTTCACGCTCCTGTCGGGGCAGGCCGTTCAATTGCCGTACAAGCGCGGCGGCGAGGAGATCGAGATCGTCCCCGCCGGGCGATCCGGCGGCGGCCCGGCGGAACACCGCTACGTCGTCCCGGCGTCGTGGCGGATCGTCGCGACGATGAACTCCTACGACAAGACGTCGCTGTACGAACTCTCCTACGCGTTCATGCGGCGCTTCGCCTTCGTACACGTCGACGCGCCGGAGGTCCCGCCGGATCGCGAAGCCGGCGGCGAACTCGTCCGATCGTACGCCGCGATCTGGGACGTTGCGGTCGACAGCGAGGCGCTCCGGGACGTCGGCGAGATCTGGCGGGCAGTCAACGCGACCGACGACGGCCGCGAGATCGGTCCCGCGATAATAAAAGATGTCCTCGCGCACATCGACGGGCGCGGCATCGACCGGCGGGACGCGCTCACGGGCGCGGTCGCGAGTTACGTCGTCCCGCAACTGGAGGGCGTTCCGAACCGCGCCCGGATCGTCTCCCGCATCGTCGATACCGACACGGTCGATCCGGCCCGGCTGAGCCGCTTGGCCGGCGACGTCCTCGGCGTGACCGTCGATGGATAG
- a CDS encoding CbiX/SirB N-terminal domain-containing protein — protein MLDAEAVVLAGHGSRRERSNEQVRELAVGLEGRLGLPTDAGFIELAEPSIEGAIGALAPSASDVTVLPLSLFAASHVKADVPLVVNEARDNHDATLHNGRHLGVHPSIVELLDDRAAAVEDDLGVDRETDDVLVVLCARGSSDPDSNGDVHKLARLLYEGRGFVDVDAAFIGVTEPLLEDALHTVSKRRPDAVVVLPYMLGDGVLTGRIRERTAEFDDDYPYAVAGCGDPLGTDDRLLDVLADRFEEARTGDVSMSCDTCKYKVEMDGFEDDTGGARAALRAMTHRAAHADRSEVDDDPHVHDAPDKHVAVCTNRTCAGQGAATVLERLRQAANEEDVDARITRSSCLDRCGEGPNVAVYPDNVWYGGVDPEDAERLAASLAADSIVSDLVDQTL, from the coding sequence ATGTTGGACGCCGAAGCCGTCGTGCTGGCCGGGCACGGCTCGCGCCGGGAGCGCTCGAACGAACAGGTCCGCGAACTCGCTGTGGGACTCGAGGGCCGCCTCGGCCTCCCCACCGACGCCGGGTTCATCGAGTTGGCCGAACCCTCCATCGAGGGAGCGATCGGCGCGCTCGCCCCCTCGGCGTCGGACGTGACGGTGCTTCCGCTGTCGCTTTTCGCCGCCAGCCACGTCAAGGCCGACGTCCCGCTGGTCGTCAACGAGGCCCGAGACAACCACGACGCGACCCTGCACAACGGCCGCCACCTCGGGGTCCACCCCTCTATCGTCGAGCTGCTCGACGACCGGGCCGCGGCCGTCGAGGACGACCTCGGCGTCGACCGCGAGACAGACGACGTGTTAGTCGTCCTCTGTGCCCGCGGCTCCTCTGATCCGGACTCCAACGGCGACGTGCACAAACTCGCCCGCCTGCTGTACGAGGGCCGCGGGTTCGTCGACGTCGACGCGGCCTTCATCGGCGTGACGGAACCGCTGCTCGAGGACGCCCTCCACACCGTCTCGAAGCGCCGCCCGGACGCCGTCGTCGTCCTCCCGTACATGCTCGGCGACGGGGTCCTGACCGGCCGAATCCGCGAGCGAACCGCGGAGTTCGACGACGACTACCCCTACGCGGTCGCCGGGTGCGGGGATCCCCTCGGCACCGACGACCGTCTGCTCGACGTGCTGGCCGATCGCTTCGAGGAGGCCCGGACCGGCGACGTCTCGATGTCGTGTGACACCTGCAAATACAAAGTCGAGATGGACGGCTTCGAGGACGATACTGGCGGCGCGCGCGCCGCGTTGCGGGCGATGACCCACCGAGCCGCCCACGCCGACCGATCGGAGGTCGACGACGACCCACACGTCCACGACGCCCCCGACAAACACGTCGCGGTCTGTACGAACCGGACCTGCGCCGGACAGGGAGCGGCGACGGTGCTCGAACGCCTCCGCCAGGCAGCCAACGAGGAGGACGTCGACGCGCGGATCACCCGCTCGTCGTGTCTCGACCGCTGCGGGGAGGGCCCCAACGTCGCCGTCTACCCCGACAACGTCTGGTACGGCGGGGTCGACCCCGAGGACGCAGAGCGACTCGCGGCGTCGCTCGCGGCGGACAGCATCGTATCCGATTTGGTCGACCAGACGCTATAA
- the cbiG gene encoding cobalt-precorrin 5A hydrolase — MSTDTNADDGSTDDGSDDSGGHCSTPDSDGEVAEEIAIISFERKLPVAEEIKDELADDYESIEILEYHGDVFAEHWGEYDCFVGLMASGIAMRKTAGLLDDKWDDPAVVVIDEALTWAIPLTGGHHGANQVAYDLSQLGAVPAMTTASEAAGKQGIESKAKALDAHVVNGDSTVATNLAVLNDDLEVVERLDGPRAVLVGDDVTVMKRNDEGVVLGTGTVSGVEKEQVLDAWAAALDALELDFSDVEFVATATRKEGEEGLYEAAQEIGAGVVLFEKETLLDHEGPTPSRAKELIGWPGIAEASAIAGGREHELLREKERFDDAVTVAVGE, encoded by the coding sequence ATGAGCACGGACACGAACGCGGACGACGGAAGCACCGACGACGGAAGCGACGACTCGGGCGGGCACTGCTCGACGCCGGACTCCGACGGCGAGGTCGCCGAGGAGATCGCGATAATCAGCTTCGAGCGCAAACTGCCCGTCGCCGAAGAAATAAAGGACGAACTGGCCGACGACTACGAATCGATCGAGATTCTCGAGTACCACGGCGACGTCTTCGCCGAGCACTGGGGGGAGTACGACTGCTTCGTCGGCCTGATGGCCTCGGGGATCGCGATGCGCAAGACCGCCGGCCTGCTCGACGACAAGTGGGACGACCCCGCCGTCGTCGTGATCGACGAGGCGTTGACGTGGGCGATCCCGCTGACGGGCGGCCACCACGGCGCCAACCAGGTCGCATACGACCTCTCGCAACTCGGCGCCGTCCCGGCGATGACCACCGCCAGCGAGGCGGCGGGCAAACAGGGCATCGAGTCGAAGGCGAAGGCGCTTGACGCCCACGTGGTCAACGGCGACTCGACGGTGGCGACGAACCTCGCCGTCCTGAACGACGACCTCGAGGTGGTCGAACGGCTCGACGGTCCCCGGGCCGTGTTGGTCGGCGACGACGTAACGGTCATGAAGCGAAACGACGAGGGAGTCGTCCTCGGTACCGGCACCGTCAGCGGCGTCGAAAAGGAGCAGGTCCTCGACGCCTGGGCGGCCGCCCTCGACGCCCTCGAGCTCGACTTTTCGGACGTGGAGTTCGTCGCCACGGCCACGAGAAAGGAGGGCGAAGAAGGGCTTTACGAAGCCGCCCAGGAGATCGGGGCCGGCGTCGTGTTGTTCGAGAAGGAAACGCTGCTCGATCACGAGGGACCGACGCCCTCCCGCGCGAAGGAGCTGATCGGGTGGCCGGGGATCGCCGAAGCCTCGGCGATCGCCGGCGGGCGCGAACACGAACTGCTCCGTGAGAAGGAACGCTTCGACGACGCGGTGACCGTGGCGGTGGGCGAGTAA
- a CDS encoding cobalt-factor II C(20)-methyltransferase has translation MTLYGVGLGPGDAGLITIKGRETLESADVVYTPGRLSRSVATEYVDDEQLGDLDFPMTRDEDELRDAWKAAAAEIAPTAADGTAAFVTLGDPNVYSTFGHLRRTLDRFHPAVDVEVVPGVSTVTAFATAFDVEITAGSELVLREAARGAAPVGPDRLVLFKVTDVPTTHEKLREAGYDVTYGRRLFMNGHETIVTDDPSRLEERDYYTVAYAEKPGVGEAPATAAFGAETEADDD, from the coding sequence ATGACGCTGTACGGCGTCGGGCTCGGTCCCGGGGACGCGGGGCTGATCACGATCAAGGGCCGCGAGACGCTCGAATCTGCCGACGTCGTCTACACGCCGGGACGGCTCTCCCGGAGCGTCGCCACCGAGTACGTCGACGACGAACAGTTGGGCGATCTCGACTTCCCGATGACGAGAGACGAGGACGAACTCCGGGACGCCTGGAAGGCCGCCGCCGCCGAGATCGCCCCGACCGCCGCCGACGGAACGGCGGCGTTCGTCACGCTCGGCGACCCAAACGTCTACTCGACGTTCGGGCACTTGCGCCGCACCCTCGATCGGTTCCACCCCGCTGTCGACGTCGAGGTGGTCCCCGGCGTCTCGACGGTGACGGCCTTCGCGACCGCTTTCGACGTCGAGATCACCGCGGGCTCGGAGCTCGTTCTCCGGGAGGCCGCCCGCGGGGCCGCCCCCGTCGGCCCCGATCGGCTCGTCCTGTTCAAGGTGACCGACGTCCCGACGACCCACGAGAAGCTGCGGGAGGCGGGCTACGACGTGACCTACGGTCGCCGACTGTTCATGAACGGCCACGAGACGATCGTCACCGACGATCCTTCGCGGCTCGAGGAGCGCGACTACTACACCGTGGCCTACGCCGAGAAGCCCGGTGTCGGCGAGGCACCCGCGACGGCCGCCTTCGGCGCCGAAACGGAGGCCGACGATGACTGA
- the cbiT gene encoding precorrin-6Y C5,15-methyltransferase (decarboxylating) subunit CbiT, producing MARTALPHDAKAGPTKPEVRSVTLGKLGLAGSDHFVEVGSCTGAVTIEAARLAGRVTAIERKPERLEATRKNLAANGIEGVELIEGEAPEALPDDADALFLGGSRNYADVLDHAAETGVDRVVMNVSRLEVAGDAVRAFRERDLFGEVIQMQVSTGYELAGATSFDADNPVYVISGGTA from the coding sequence ATGGCACGCACAGCGCTTCCACACGACGCCAAGGCCGGGCCGACGAAGCCGGAGGTCCGCTCGGTCACGCTCGGAAAACTCGGGCTGGCTGGATCCGATCACTTCGTGGAGGTCGGCTCCTGTACCGGCGCGGTAACGATCGAGGCCGCCCGCCTCGCCGGTCGCGTGACGGCGATCGAGCGCAAGCCGGAACGGCTCGAGGCGACCCGAAAAAACCTCGCTGCCAACGGGATCGAGGGCGTCGAACTGATCGAGGGCGAGGCCCCGGAGGCGCTGCCCGACGACGCCGACGCCCTCTTTCTCGGTGGGTCGCGCAACTACGCCGACGTGCTCGATCACGCCGCCGAGACCGGCGTCGACCGCGTGGTCATGAATGTCTCCCGGCTCGAGGTCGCAGGCGACGCCGTCCGGGCGTTCCGCGAGCGGGACCTCTTCGGTGAGGTCATCCAGATGCAGGTGTCGACGGGCTACGAACTCGCCGGCGCGACGAGCTTCGATGCCGACAACCCGGTCTACGTCATCTCGGGGGGCACAGCATGA
- the cobJ gene encoding precorrin-3B C(17)-methyltransferase, protein MSTDDTADTAEASTTETDADASTTDDSTSTCGGTTAEADASTEAESASKCGGATTASADASTETESASACGGATTESESESKCGASSSSESSGSGCGASTDDEEAVGSTVEDFDAEPGTLVTVGLGPGKPEGMTARAKAALADAEHIVGYRTYVDLLPDDIAAEAEDIYSTPMCGEVSRTEEAIDRTLAGNDVAIIGSGDPNVYALSGLALEILESKGGSAEAVDFEVVPGVPAAQSCGARLGAPLVNDTVSVSLSDHLTPMAEIESRLEAVASEGFTIAIYNPWSRKRRENFQTCCDILLEYRDPDTPVGIVHGASRDDEATMITDLETLPKLGEEEIVDMTTTIVVGNDETYVWEDRMVTPRGYETKYDY, encoded by the coding sequence ATGAGCACAGACGACACGGCGGACACGGCCGAGGCATCGACGACGGAAACGGACGCGGACGCATCGACCACGGACGACTCAACTTCGACGTGCGGCGGCACGACGGCGGAAGCCGACGCGTCGACCGAGGCCGAGTCGGCATCGAAGTGTGGCGGCGCGACGACAGCGTCGGCCGACGCGTCGACCGAGACCGAATCGGCGTCGGCGTGCGGCGGCGCGACGACCGAAAGCGAGAGCGAGAGCAAATGCGGCGCGTCATCGTCGTCGGAGTCGTCGGGCTCCGGCTGCGGCGCGTCGACCGACGACGAAGAGGCGGTCGGCTCGACGGTCGAGGACTTCGACGCCGAGCCGGGAACGCTCGTCACCGTCGGGCTCGGCCCCGGCAAGCCGGAGGGGATGACGGCGCGGGCGAAGGCCGCCCTCGCCGACGCCGAACACATCGTCGGCTACCGGACCTACGTCGACCTCCTGCCGGACGACATCGCCGCCGAGGCCGAGGACATCTACTCGACGCCGATGTGCGGGGAGGTCTCCCGGACCGAGGAGGCGATCGACCGGACGCTCGCGGGCAACGACGTCGCGATCATCGGATCGGGCGATCCGAACGTTTACGCGCTGTCGGGGCTGGCCCTCGAGATCCTCGAGTCGAAGGGCGGCAGCGCCGAGGCGGTCGACTTCGAGGTCGTCCCCGGCGTCCCGGCCGCCCAGTCCTGCGGCGCGCGCCTCGGCGCGCCGCTCGTCAACGACACCGTCTCGGTGTCGCTGTCGGATCACCTCACCCCGATGGCGGAGATCGAATCGCGGCTCGAAGCCGTCGCCAGCGAGGGGTTTACGATCGCGATCTACAACCCCTGGAGCCGCAAGCGCCGGGAGAACTTCCAGACGTGCTGTGACATCCTGCTCGAGTACCGCGACCCGGACACCCCGGTCGGCATCGTCCACGGGGCCTCCCGGGACGACGAGGCGACGATGATCACGGACCTCGAGACGCTGCCGAAACTCGGCGAGGAGGAGATCGTCGACATGACGACGACGATCGTCGTCGGCAACGACGAGACCTACGTCTGGGAGGACCGAATGGTGACGCCGCGGGGCTACGAGACGAAATACGACTACTGA
- a CDS encoding precorrin-3B C(17)-methyltransferase yields the protein MSEKNGPPEEYGTLYVVGIGPGLPHAMTQRATDVIESADCVIASNLYQEFLRADGTLPAADDEDAAEAEEPAADGGAAASRPDEWTDGTVLSRPDGTEQELVRSSMGQQVELTREAFDRVRAGQDVAHVSGGDPNVYGKSDLVFLMADEEAATDVPIEIVPGVTAALGGAANLGAPLSNDFCTISLSDKWRGWEEIEEKLRAAAISGFVIVLYNCWRDHERAIDVIREERSDDVPVAIFNDAGRGEAGRNLEDETHTITTLGETDAHSEKVGGMGTSILVGTAESHEWENDYGDFLVTPRGGREVEDF from the coding sequence ATGTCGGAAAAGAACGGCCCACCGGAGGAGTACGGCACCCTCTACGTCGTCGGGATCGGCCCCGGGCTCCCCCACGCGATGACCCAGCGCGCGACGGACGTGATCGAGTCCGCCGACTGCGTGATCGCCTCGAACCTCTATCAGGAGTTCCTCCGGGCGGACGGAACGCTCCCGGCGGCGGACGACGAAGACGCAGCCGAGGCCGAGGAGCCGGCCGCCGACGGGGGCGCGGCCGCCTCGCGCCCGGACGAGTGGACCGACGGAACCGTCCTCTCGCGCCCCGACGGCACCGAACAAGAGCTCGTCCGTTCCTCGATGGGCCAGCAAGTCGAGCTGACGCGGGAGGCCTTCGACCGCGTCCGCGCGGGCCAGGACGTCGCCCACGTCTCCGGCGGCGATCCGAACGTCTACGGCAAGAGCGACCTGGTCTTTCTGATGGCCGACGAGGAGGCGGCGACGGACGTCCCGATCGAGATCGTTCCGGGCGTGACGGCGGCGTTGGGCGGGGCGGCGAACCTCGGCGCGCCGCTGTCGAACGACTTCTGTACGATCTCGCTGTCCGACAAGTGGCGCGGCTGGGAGGAGATCGAGGAGAAGCTCCGGGCGGCGGCGATTTCGGGGTTCGTCATCGTCCTGTACAACTGCTGGCGCGACCACGAGCGCGCGATCGACGTGATCCGCGAGGAGCGATCCGACGACGTGCCGGTCGCGATCTTCAACGACGCCGGCCGCGGCGAGGCCGGCCGCAACCTCGAGGACGAGACGCACACGATCACCACGCTGGGCGAGACCGACGCACACTCCGAGAAGGTGGGCGGGATGGGGACGTCGATTCTCGTGGGCACCGCGGAGAGCCACGAGTGGGAAAACGACTACGGCGACTTCCTCGTGACGCCGCGCGGCGGCCGCGAGGTGGAGGACTTCTGA
- a CDS encoding cobalt-precorrin-4/precorrin-4 C(11)-methyltransferase, with amino-acid sequence MTDDADPQAAIDAQREKHAHERDERVYEHTAGDDREGIPFVGAGPGHPRLLTVAGKELLEDADLVVHAGSLVNSELLEAYCDHAELVNSVGKDLEELVPLMRDAYGDGRTVVRLHSGDPAIYGAALEQMDALEHEGVPTYLVPGVTSAFAASATLRTQLTLNETANHVAFTRPQGKTLDAEDDHIAEFVGMGDVTTCIYLGTHAVADTMDRLVESGVAPDTPVSVVYHASWPDEDIIEGTVGDIGEKIDDAGYRASAMVLIGDAAAGAGYERSYLYGGWANQGDNDTETESPSDDD; translated from the coding sequence ATGACTGACGACGCCGATCCCCAGGCGGCGATCGACGCCCAGCGCGAGAAACACGCCCACGAGCGCGACGAGCGCGTCTACGAGCACACCGCGGGCGACGACCGCGAGGGGATCCCCTTCGTCGGCGCGGGGCCGGGGCACCCCCGCCTGTTGACCGTCGCCGGAAAGGAACTCCTCGAGGACGCCGACCTCGTCGTCCACGCCGGGTCACTCGTCAACAGCGAGCTGCTCGAGGCGTACTGCGACCACGCCGAGTTGGTCAACAGCGTCGGCAAGGATCTCGAGGAGCTGGTCCCGCTGATGCGTGACGCCTACGGGGACGGTCGGACGGTCGTCAGGCTCCACAGCGGCGACCCGGCGATCTACGGGGCCGCCCTCGAACAGATGGACGCCTTAGAACACGAGGGCGTGCCGACCTACCTCGTTCCCGGCGTCACCTCGGCCTTTGCGGCGAGCGCGACGCTGCGGACCCAGCTCACGCTCAACGAGACGGCCAACCACGTCGCGTTCACGCGACCGCAGGGCAAGACCCTCGACGCCGAGGACGACCACATCGCCGAGTTCGTCGGGATGGGCGACGTGACGACCTGTATCTACCTCGGCACCCACGCGGTCGCCGACACGATGGACCGACTCGTCGAGTCGGGGGTCGCCCCCGACACGCCCGTTTCGGTCGTCTATCACGCCTCCTGGCCCGACGAGGACATCATCGAGGGGACGGTCGGCGACATCGGCGAAAAGATCGACGATGCGGGCTATCGCGCCTCCGCGATGGTGTTGATCGGCGACGCCGCGGCGGGGGCGGGCTACGAGCGGTCCTACCTGTACGGCGGGTGGGCGAATCAAGGCGACAACGACACCGAAACCGAAAGTCCCTCGGACGACGATTGA
- a CDS encoding helix-turn-helix domain-containing protein codes for MSGIRAEIRIDADGTCPVVEASADRGAPSYTVARSVAGADAGRITEEFMLESDVEPDTSVALTETFDYGAKKMYRFTRERGRGCPCETVEAFECPIVDLHAREGSLYLVFHAVDMETLQGTIRALRERYPTVDVRRLLRGEADAPEDNLVFVDRSRLTERQREVLETAHRMGYFDHPKGANAGEVADALGITTSTFSEHLAAAQSKLLDAILDA; via the coding sequence ATGTCTGGGATCCGCGCCGAGATTCGGATCGACGCCGACGGGACTTGCCCGGTCGTCGAGGCGTCCGCGGACCGGGGGGCGCCGTCGTATACGGTCGCACGGAGCGTCGCCGGCGCGGACGCCGGGCGTATCACCGAGGAGTTCATGCTCGAAAGCGACGTAGAACCGGACACGAGCGTCGCGCTGACCGAGACGTTCGATTACGGCGCAAAAAAAATGTACCGTTTTACCCGCGAGCGCGGGCGTGGGTGTCCCTGTGAGACCGTCGAGGCCTTCGAATGTCCGATCGTCGACCTCCACGCTCGCGAGGGCTCGTTGTATCTCGTCTTTCACGCCGTCGACATGGAGACGCTCCAGGGGACGATCCGCGCGCTCCGGGAGCGCTATCCCACCGTCGACGTTCGCCGCCTGCTCCGCGGCGAGGCCGACGCCCCCGAGGACAACCTCGTCTTCGTCGACCGGAGCCGGCTGACCGAACGCCAACGCGAGGTCCTCGAGACCGCCCACCGGATGGGCTACTTCGATCACCCGAAGGGCGCGAACGCCGGCGAGGTCGCCGACGCGCTCGGTATCACTACCTCGACGTTTTCCGAACACCTCGCGGCCGCCCAATCGAAGCTGCTCGATGCGATCTTGGACGCCTAA
- a CDS encoding ferredoxin — translation MSKYEITVDLELCDGIFACLVRDDRFEESEDGLVTLPDSDRDGDELSAVFEDDRLADAEDAAAACPTDAITVREVSDS, via the coding sequence ATGAGCAAATACGAGATCACGGTCGATCTGGAGCTGTGTGACGGGATCTTCGCCTGCCTCGTCCGGGACGACCGCTTCGAGGAGTCCGAAGACGGCCTCGTCACGCTCCCCGACAGCGACCGCGATGGGGACGAGTTGAGCGCCGTCTTCGAGGACGACCGGCTGGCCGACGCCGAGGACGCCGCCGCGGCGTGTCCGACGGACGCGATCACGGTTCGGGAGGTGTCCGACTCGTGA